Proteins from a single region of Macaca fascicularis isolate 582-1 chromosome 5, T2T-MFA8v1.1:
- the TRIM60 gene encoding tripartite motif-containing protein 60 isoform X1 produces the protein MELVTALVNLQEESSCPICLEYLKDPVTINCGHNFCRSCLNVSWKDLDDTFPCPVCRFCFPYKSFRRNPQLRNLTEIAKQLHIRRSKRKRQKENAMCEKHNQFLTLFCLKDLEILCTQCSFSTKHQKHYICPVKKAASYHREILEGSIEPLKNNIERVEKVIILQGSKSVELKKKVEYKREEINSEFEQIRLFLQNEQETILRQIQDEEMNILEKLNENLVKFSDYVSTLKHLLREVEGKSVQSNLELLTRVKSVHHSYQNLKRPELFSFRLTKYGFSLPPQYSGLDRIIKPFQVDVILDLDTAHPQLIVSEDRKAVRYGRTKPNICYNPKRFYVCPAVLGSQRLSSGRHYWEVEVGNKPKWILGVCQACLLRNWQDQPSVLGGFWAIGRYMKSGYVASGPKTTRLLPVVKPSKIGIFLDYELGDLSFYNMNDRSVLYTFNDSFTEALWPYFYTGTDSEPLKICSVSDSERRNW, from the coding sequence ATGGAACTCGTGACGGCTCTGGTGAACCTCCAAGAGGAGTCTAGCTGTCCCATCTGTCTGGAGTACTTGAAAGACCCAGTGACCATCAACTGTGGGCACAACTTCTGTCGCTCCTGCCTCAATGTATCCTGGAAGGATCTAGATGATACCTTTCCCTGTCCTGTCTGCCGTTTTTGCTTTCCATACAAGAGCTTCAGGAGGAACCCCCAGCTCCGTAATTTGACTGAAATTGCTAAACAACTCCATATTAggaggagcaagagaaagagacagaaagagaatgcCATGTGTGAAAAACACAATCAGTTCCTGACCCTCTTCTGTTTGAAGGATCTAGAGATCTTATGTACACAGTGCAGTTTCTCCACTAAACACCAGAAGCACTACATTTGCCCTGTTAAGAAAGCTGCCTCTTATCACAGAGAAATTCTAGAAGGTAGCATTGAGCCCTTGAAGAATAATATAGAACGAGTTGAAAAAGTGATAATTCTGCAAGGCAGCAAATCAGTGGAGCTGAAAAAGAAGGTAGAATATAAGAGGGAAGAAATAAATTCTGAGTTTGAGCAAATTAGATTGTTTTTACAGAACGAGCAAGAGACTATTCTTAGGCAGATACAAGATGAAGAgatgaatattttagaaaaactaaatgaaaaccTTGTAAAATTTTCAGATTATGTTTCCACGTTAAAACATCTACTGAGGGAGGTAGAGGGCAAGTCTGTGCAGTCAAACCTGGAATTACTGACACGTGTTAAGAGTGTGCACCACAGTTATCAAAATCTAAAACGTCCTGAACTCTTTTCATTTAGATTAACAAAATATGGTTTCAGTCTTCCTCCTCAATATTCTGGCTTGGACAGAATTATCAAGCCATTTCAAGTAGATGTGATCCTAGATCTTGACACAGCACATCCTCAACTTATTGTCTCTGAGGATAGAAAAGCTGTGCGATATGgaagaacaaaaccaaacattTGTTATAACCCAAAGAGATTTTATGTCTGCCCTGCTGTCCTAGGCTCTCAGCGATTGAGTTCTGGGCGACATTACTGGGAGGTAGAAGTGGGAAACAAACCTAAATGGATATTGGGTGTGTGTCAAGCCTGTCTTCTTAGGAACTGGCAGGATCAGCCATCAGTTCTGGGTGGATTCTGGGCAATTGGGCGATACATGAAGAGTGGTTATGTTGCATCAGGTCCTAAGACAACCCGGCTTTTGCCAGTAGTAAAACCCAGTAAGATTGGTATTTTTCTGGACTATGAATTGGGCGATCTTTCCTTTTATAATATGAATGATAGGTCTGTTCTCTATACTTTTAATGATTCTTTCACAGAAGCCCTTTGGCCTTATTTCTATACTGGAACAGATTCTGAACCTCTTAAAATCTGCTCAGTATCAGATTCTGAAAGAAGGAATTGGTAA
- the TRIM60 gene encoding tripartite motif-containing protein 60 isoform X2 — translation MLRPFPPTSGGAANHRAGQLCARNSKTKSPRVVWGFGSASRGLPRVLHGIRPEPPVQLLQVISLPHHWIRWYSLHYKGMTAYYNLWLVY, via the exons ATGCTCAGGCCCTTCCCGCCCACTTCCGGTGGAGCAGCCAACCACCGCGCCGGTCAATTGTGCGCCCGAAACTCGAAAACCAAGTCTCCCAGGGTTGTGTGGGGGTTCGGCTCTGCGTCCCGCGGGCTTCCACGGGTCCTGCACGGCATCAGGCCTGAACCGCCGGTCCAGCTGCTCCAG GTCATCAGTTTGCCCCATCATTGGATAAGGTGGTATTCTCTACATTATAAAG GAATGACTGCGTATTATAACCTGTGGCTAGTTTATTGA